GGAGAACCTCTTCCATGACTTGCACAGTATTTTCTGAATGACTGTGTTCTGGTCAAATGAAATGGACTAAAATATCCATATACTGTAGGTTCATCCATGTTCATATATAGGCCCACATCCCTGTCTGTTCAGAAAGACTTCTTCCCTGACTTATATATAGGtccatgtactgtacagtatatactgttgGACTATCCACGTTCAGAAAGACCTCTTCCCTGACTTGCAGACTAGAATCTTCTGGAATGCTCGTCTGAAGTCCTGGTTGAAGATGGTGTAGATGACGGGGTTGAGGGAGCTGTTGACATAGCCTATCCAGAAGAAGAACTTAAAAAGAGACTGGGGGATCTCACACGGCGCCCGGCACACTCCATACAGGCTGTAAGCAGATCAAATAcgatcaattaatcaatcaatcaatccataCATTAAACTAACAGTTGGCTACCACCTGACTGTAGTCAAATCAACAAAGTATTTAGTTATCGTCCCGAATGCCACCGCCCGGATCTCCACAAAGGACCCTACTAACTATAGATGGACACGACCTTAGAGTGAAATCTCACCACACCGACCTCAAATGACTTGAGAAATGACTTGAGAAACAAACAAAATACCTCCAGGTAAACAAAGAGCGATGCGAGACAAACAATTGGCTCAATGGTGTCTGCTCCTCTTACATGATGGGGAAAGATGTTacagaactctggagctttgGAAAACTTTGTATTACAGTATTACTGTGTAGAATACATAGTAGAAATACAGagtagaaaccagtagaaacacagtagaaaccagtagaatcagtagaaacacagtagaaacacagtagaaaccagtagaaacacagtagaaacacagtagaaaccagtagaaaccagtagaaacacagtagaaaccagtagaaaccagtagaaaccagtagaaacacagtagaaaccagtagaaacacagtagaaaccagtagaaaccagtagaatcagtagaaacacagtagaaaccagtagaatCCAGTAGAatcagtagaaacacagtagaaaccagtagaatcagtagaaacacagtagaaaccagtagaaacAAGTAGAATCAGttgaaacacagtagaaaccagtagaatcagtagaaacacagtagaaaccagtagaaacacagtagaaacacagaaacacagaaacacagaaacacagtagaaacacagtggaaaccagtagaaacacagtagaaacacagaaacacagtagaaacacagtagaaacacagtagaaaccagtagaaacacagaaacacagtagaaacacagtagaaaccagtagaaacacagtagaaaccagtagaaacacagtagaaacacagtagaaacacagaaacacagaaacacagtagaaacacagtagaaacacagtagaaacacagtagaaaccagtagaaacacagaaacacagtagaaacacagtagaaaccagtagaatcacagaaacacagtagaaacacagtagaaaccagtagaaacacagaaacacagtagaaacacagtataaaacacagaaacacagtagaaaccagtagaaaccagtagaaacacagtagaaaccagtagaaacacagtagaaaccagtagaaaccagtagaaacacagtagaaacacagaaacacagaaacacagtagaaacacagtagaaaccagtagaaaccagtagaaacacagaaacacagaaacacagtagaaacacagtagaaaccagtagaaacacgtagaaacacagaaacacagtagaaacacagtagaaaccagtagaaacacagaaacacagtagaaaccagtagaaacacagaaacacagtagaaacacagaaacacagtagaaaccagtagaaacacagaaacacagaaacacagtagaaaccagtagaaacacagtagaaacacagtagaaaccagtagaaaccagtagaaacacagtagaaaccagtagaaacacagaaacacagtatAAACCAGTAGAATACCTGTAGCTGAAGAAGAAGGGGAACCAGCAGATCACGAAGACGCCCATCACCACCGCCAAGACGAAGGTAAACCTCTTCTCCCTCGCCGCTGTTATTTTCTTCCTGTTGACGGTGCTCCTCCGCTTCCTACGGGACGAAAACAGCTCGATGGACTTAGAGCTGGCACGCGACTTCTTGCTCTCTGAGCGTTTGGACGAAGCCAAGCTGCTCTTCCTGCTTCCTGTGGACTTCCTTCTCTCTGAAGGTTTGGAATCCTTCTTGTcgtcatggtggtggtggtggtggtggtgatgctgaTGGGAAGAGGAATGGGAATGTTTTTTGGCGGATGTGGGTTTTTCGTCCGACGAGCTGCTGTCGTCAAAGTCGTCTCCATCGTCGGGGTCGGGGGTTAATTTGGGTTCGTTGGGTAACATCCCCTGTGGCACCGGCGTCTTCTGCTGGCTCTGGCAGTGCCCGTTCTCCCGGGCAAACGCTCCGCCGCCACCGTTTTCCTTCAGAGATCCTCCGCACCCCTCCTCCTCGCCCCCCTGCCCCAACCCGTTAAAGTGTAACGGGGCAGTTCCGttgtcctccacctctctcttcttctccgaCATGGTCCTCGTCCGCGTCTTAGCAACCTGGTAGATCCTGATCAGAAGAAGATTCATCACTTACATTTAGTCACGCATAACACTAGATAGTATACTACATATGGGAACTGGGTTCAATTTAGCCCTACacactatatagtatactacataAGGGATACAGGGTTCCATTTAGCGCTACACACTAGATAGTATACTACAtaggggaacagggttccatttagccctacacactagatagtatactagataggggaacagggttccatttagccctacacactagatagtatactagataggggaacagggttccatttagccctacacactagatagtatactagataggggaacagggttccatttagcgctacacactagatagtatactacataggggaacagggttccatttagcgctacacactagatagtatactacataggggaacagggttccatttagccctacacactagatagtatactagataggggaacagggttccatttagcgctacacactagatagtatactagataggggaacagggttccatttagccctacacactagatagtatactagataggggaacagggttccatttagccctacacactagatagtatactacataggggaacagggttccatttagccctacacactagatagtatactagataggggaacagggttccatttagtgctacacactagatagtatactagataggggaacagggttccatttagcgctacacactagatagtatactagataggggaacagggttccatttagccctacacactagatagtatactagataggggaacagggttccatttagccctacacactagatagtatactagataggggaacagggttccatttagccctacacactagatagtatactacataggggaacagggttccatttagcgctacacactagatagtatactagataggggaacagggttccatttagccctacacactagatagtatactagataggggaacagggttccatttagccctacacactagatagtatactacataggggaacagggttccatttagccctacacactagatagtatactagataggggaacagggttccatttagtGCTACACACTAGATAGTATACTAGATAGGGGAACAGGATTCCATTTAGTGCTACACACTAGATAGTATACTAGAtaggggaacagggttccatttagccctacacactagatagtatactagataggggaacagggttccatttagccctacacactagatagtatactagataggggaacagggttccatttagccctacacactagatagtatactagataggggaacagggttccatttagccctacacactagatagtatactagctaggggaacagggttccatttagccctacacactagatagtatactagataggggaacagggttccatttagccctacacactagatagtatactagataggggaacagggttccatttagccctacacactagatagtatactagataggggaacagggttccatttagccctacacactagatagtatactacataggggaacagggttccatttagcgCTACACACTAGATAGTAAACTAGAtaggggaacagggttccatttagccCTACACAATAGATAGTATACTACATAGGTTTCAATTTCAGACATTAGGACACTAggaagtgcactacataaggaggGTTtaagtaaagggggggggggaagtcaACTCACCTGATGTACACTAGTATCATGATAACGCAGGGAGCGAAGAAGGATCCTATGCTGGAGTAGAGAATATACCAGGTCTCATCATTCAGCCGACACTGAGGACTGATCTCCCCTCCACTGCTCCTGTCCATGGAGATCAACGGTGGAAAGGAGATAACCGCCGAGATCAGCCAGACCACCACGATCATCCCGTTTAGCCGTGTAGGAGTCCGCTTCTGGTTGTATTCTATCGCCTGGGTGATCGACCAGTAACGATCGAGACTGATAGCGCACAGGTGAACTATAGACGACGTGCAAAAGAGAACGTCTAACGCCAAGTAGATGTCGCACCAAACTTTCCCGAAGAACCAGTAGCCCATGAGTTCGTTAGCTAAAGAGAAAGGCATGACGAGAGTAGCCACTAGGATGTCCGCGCTGGCCAGGGACACCAGAAAGAGGTTCTGCGGCGGTTTGAGAGCGCGGCTGGTCAACACGGCGATGACCACCAGCACGTTGCCCACAATGGTAAACAGGATGAGAAAGCCCACGACTACCGTCAGTCCGGttatggagaggagagagtactCACTGTCCCCGGTAGCCGAGGAGTTGGTGAATGTGGTATTCCGCTCGTCCACCACCCCGGAGAAATTCAAGAAATCCATTATTTTAATTAATCACTCATGCAtgagggtaaaaaaataaaaaaataaaaataaaatgtgtgtTATTCGCTAGCACACATCCGCGAAGGGTTAGTTATATTTCACATGTCTTTGGAGAAAAACGTTGAAATCACACGGTCccttttcccttctctctcagccccctctctctctctctctctctctctcctacctgcctCTTATATTCAGCGTTGTCATCTCCAATCCGCTCCGAGACAGAAACGGACTAAATCAGAACACTATTCAAAAATACTCCGAAGACAAACTGTCATAGGTGTTAAGATTCGACATGACTTAATCACCACCAGGACAAATCAGTTAGATCCCCATCCACGCGTCCTCGGCGGGTAGTAAATGTCCTCCTCCCTGCTGCATCCTCGAGCTGCTACACCGAGCGTCCTGCTCGAGAGGATTGTAATATCCACGTGCTGTTCGCATTTAAACTCACCCGGGgagcgggagaagagagagaggagatagagaggatggGGTGTTATCCGTGTTAATTGATACCACATATATATACCGCACCAGTTGATGTAGTTACTGTCATGTGTGAGGACCagctattagtgtgtgtgtgctgtattgGAGGACCTAAACTCAACTTTAAAACACTTAATGAATATCTCAAATGTTTATGAGAATCTAATTCTGACTTGAGACTGTGAGAGATGGTAGATGATGTCAGTGCTCAATGATTGACAGAGGATTTAAGTCCCAAATGCCCTCCCCCTCCTTTGCCCCCACATatacagtgcactgcttttgCTCAGAGACCATCATATTTAATCCACGTTGTGTATTATCAGGAGGTGTCTCTCTGTCCCGAGCTGTCAAAACGGAACAGACTGGCGCATCAGCATCGCAGAACGTTTCATTCCAAGAAGAATGCGCTCGAGGTGTGTCTCCTCCTCGCGTACATCGCAGACTGCATCGGTTTGTTCCGTCCACTCGCTGGAGGTCACTATGGTAAAGGCGGCTAGTCCCCGGACCGGAGAGAGGAGATGATTCGACACCGTAACGGGGCCGGTAATATATAACTCAAGTGTAAACATGAAACATGAGCACCAAATACATGGTCTACCGCTGCGTTTAGATATATCTGTTGATTAAAACCTGTTCGTTCAGCCGAGTCACAGTCCGACAGCATAATAAATCTCccccgtccacacacacacacacacacacacacacacacacacacacacacacacacacacacacacgctgaataATTGATAGAAACGAGTAGCTACCTGACGCTGACCTTGCCTCGTCAGGGAAATATATGAGTACATATTCgcgggattttttttttttgccagctGAAAAAGTCTGTGTCAGTCCGCTAATACagaactagtaaaggcccagCACCCTACttttgtgaatatatatatatattcgtgTTTAACAACATTTGCAAAttgagtctgataattatctgtaTAAAACAGTTTATCTGATCATACTTGTGGAATATAAAAATTCTCGCGTGATATACGTTTTTCAGTTTCTTTAAATACTTAACAAACAGCAACTTATCTCTATGTGAAAATTGATTTGGGCTCGTTGGACAACAGCCCCGGTGGTCCCGGCGTCTTCCACTGGCTCTGGCAGCGCACGTTCTCCGGGGCAACCCCCTCGCCCTACGCCAGTAATTGCTGCTGAACTATTAATTCCTTCTTTAGTAGACCCTCGCATCCAGAACAACTGAGGGTAGTGAGGGCATAGTGATTGCTTTGTTTTTTGTCATAGTGGTGCACCCGTGGGAATCTACCCCACAACCCTCATCATTGCAAGTGCCACGCGCTACCATGACATCATCACATCACATCGTCACAAACCCCTTGATGTCTCAATGTTCTCAGTTACTGGACTGTGTATCGTCATGGTGATGGAAGGTCTATAGGTACAAACCTAGATGACCAGACTATGTACAATACAGGATGGTCAATTCATATGGCacaataattgtattatttttttttttttataaaatacaaatatttaatttGATGTCTTTGCACCTTTTGATGTAACTGTtttgaggacagagacagagacagagacagggacagggacatggacagagacagggacagagacagagacagggacagggacagggacagggacagggacagagacagggacagagacagagacagggacagggacagggacagggacagggacagggacagagacagagacagggacagggacagggacagggacagggacagggacagggacagggacagggacagggacagggacagggacagagacagagacagagacagagacagagacagagacaaaaggaacacctatgggaacacctatgtgagaatgctgttcattgactacagctcagcgttcaacaccatagtgcccacgaagctcatcactaagataaggaccctgggcctttagggaggaggtcagagaactgcagtgtggtgccaggacaacaacctctccctcaatgtgagcaagactaaggagctgattgtggactacaggaaaaggcaggacgaacaggcccccattaacatcgatggggctggagtggagcgagtttagagtttcaagttccttggtgtccacatcaccaacaaactatcatggtccaaacacaccaagacagtcgtgaagagggcacgacaaaaccttttccccctcaggagactgaaaagatttggcacgggtcctcagatcctcaaaaagttctacagctgcaccatcgagagcaacctGAACGGTTGTATCCCAGCCTGGctactgctcggcatctgacctgcagagggtagtgcgtacggcccagtacatcactggagccaagcttcctgccatccaggacctatataaagGCTGTGTCAGagaaaagcccataaaattgtcagagactccagtcacccaagtcatagattgttttctctgctaccgcacagcaagcggtaccggagcgccaagtcatGGACCAAGAAGCTCTAACCAgactagaaagaggagtgggaggcctcgttgcacaactgagcaagaggacaagtacattagagtgtctagtttgatagacagacgcctcacaagtcctcaactgacagctttaTTAAACAGTACTCGCAAAACACCGGTCTCAACGTCaagagtgaagaggcgactctgtgCTTTTTTCTTACTGACCCAAAACGTTTTAATGGCAGTGTATATATTTCTTTATAATTCAGATTTTTTCAGATATTTTTCTTCAGCACACAGCAGGAAGAAGGGAATTATTATGGTTATATTCAGCACAACAGCCACTAGCTGCAAAAttcacagattttttttaatggcATTATcgagtgcttgtcaaattgtgaatgagagacagaTTTTTTGTTTTTGTGCACAGCGTGTACAGCCTGCCATGTACAGACAGCATGTACAGACAGTGTGTACAGACAGTGTGTACAGACAGCATGTACAGACAGTGTGTACAGACAGCATGTACAGCCAGCGTGTACAGCCAGCGTGCACAGACAGTGTGTACAGCATGCCGTGGACAGACAGCGTGGACAGACAGCGTGTACAGACAGTGTGTACAGAAAGCGTGTACAGACAGTGTGTACAGCCAGCCATGTACAGACAGCGTGTACAGACAGCGTGTACAGACAGCATGTACAGCCTGTCGTGTACAGACAATGTGTACAGACAGCGTGTATAGACAGCATGTACAGACAGTGTGTACAGACAGCGTGTACAGACAGCATGTACAGCCTGCCGTGTACAGACAGTGTGTACAGACAGCGTGTACAGACAGTGTGTACAGCCAGCCATGTACGGACAGCGTGTACAGACTACAGCCAGCCATGTACAGACAGCGTGCACAGACAGCATGCACAGACAGCATGTACAgacagtgtgtacagcctgccGTGCACAGACAGCGCGTACAGACAGTGTGTACAGACAGCGTGTACAGACAGTGTGTACAGACAGCATGTACAGCCAGCCGTGTACAGACAGTGTGTAGAGACAGCGTGTATAGACAGTGTGTACAGACAGCGTGTACAGACAGCGTGTATAGACAGCATGTACAGATAGTGTGTACAGACAGCGTGTACAGACAGCGTGTACAGCCTGCCGTGTACAGACAGTGTGTACAGACAGCGTGTACAGACAGCGTGTACAGACTACAGCCAGCCATGTACAGACAGCGAGTACAGACAGCATGTACAGACAGCATGTACAgacagtgtgtacagcctgccGAGCACAGACAGCGTGTACAGACAGTGTGTACAGACAGCGTGTACAGACAGTGTGTACAGACAGCACGTACAGCCAGCCGTGTACAGACAGTGTGCACAGACAGCGTGTACAGACAGCATGTACAGCCAGCCTTGTACAGACAGTGTGCACAGCCAGCGTGTACAGACAGCATGTACAGCCAGCCTTGTACAGACAGTGTGTACAGACAGCGTGTACAGACAGCGTGTACAGACAGCATGTACAGGCAGCGTGTACAGGCAGCGTGTACAGACAGCATGTACAGACAGCGTGTACAGACAGTGTGTACAGACAGCGTGTACAGACAGCATGTACAGACAGCATGTACAGTCCGCTGTGTACGGACAGAGTGTACAGACAGCGTGTACAGACAGTGTGTACAGACAGAGTGTACAGACAGCATGTACAGGCCGTCGTGTACAGACAGCATGTACAGACAGCGTGTACAGACAGGGTGTACAGACAGCGTGTACATCCAGTGTGTACAGACAGCGTGTACAGACAGCGTGTACAGACAGCATGTACAGTCCACCGTGTACCGACAGCATGTACAGACAGCGTGTGCAGCCAGCGTGTACAGACAGCACAAAAAAACAAATTCATGTGACTTGGAATATATTACAAATCAAAACATACAGCCCAACAGACTGTGCctcagtgctagaagcgtcactacagacaccctggttcgaatccaggctgtatcacaaccgtcccggggtaggctgtccttgtaagtaagaattagttcttaataactgacttgcctcgtaaaATAAGAAGAcattttgttttatatatatatatatacatcacaactaaagttacatcaCTTTAAATTATTTGataaccactcaacacagaacAGCCTCATGTGAAAATATGGAGaacatttcctttcttttttattcagctttgttcaactgTATTCTTCAtacaataaaataatataaaatactgtattcttcatacaataaaataatataaaatactgtattcttcatactataaaatactataaaatactgtattcttcatacaataaaataataaaaaatactgtATTCTTcatacaataaaataataaaaaatactgtATTCTTcatacaataaaataataaaaaatactgtattcttcatactataaaataataaaaaataatataacattttataaaatactataaaatactgtattcttcatacaataaaataataaaaaataatataacattttataaaatactataaaatactgtattcttcatactataaaatactataaaataatgtgttcttcatactataaaataatataaaataatgtattcttcatactataaaatactttaaaatactgtgttcttcatactataaaatactataaaatattataaaatattgtattcttcatactataaaatacaataaaatactataaaatattgtattcttcatactataaaatacaataaaatactataaaatactgtattcttcatactataaaatactataaaatactatacaataatgtattcttcatactataaaatactataaaatactgtattcttcatactataaaatactgtaaaataatgtattcttcatactataaaataaaaaatattatgaAATcacataaaataatataaaataatatgaaataatatgaaataatatgaaataatatgaaataatatgaaataatgccacggaatccTAAATCAAATCTTgtttgctaaatgaactagtgtagcccacagccatatgacatcaggacctaacataacgACAACTCAGAGCAtcctattctgttcttctgaaatagactacattttcttcatatcatatttcttcagacctgtctaaaataaatcatggatttattgtgatggtgtagactatattacatggatttattgtgatggtgtagactatattacatggatttattgtgaaggtgtagactatattacatggatttattgtgaaggtgtagactatattacatggatttattgtgaaggtgtagactatattacatggatttattagactttttaaaatgtagatgttccaaaggtctgcatcagtggcttgtagtctGTGTGTGGAAGACAGGAGATCAGTGGCTTGTAGTCTGTGTGTGGAAGACAGGAGATCAGTGGCTTGTAGTCTGTGTGTGGAAGACAGGAGATCAGTGGCTTGTAGTCTGTGTGTGGAAGACAGGAGATCAGTGGCTTGTGGTCTGTGTGTGGAAGACAGGACTTCAGTGGCTTGTAGTCTGTGTGTGGACGACAGGAGATCAGTGGCTTGTAGTCTGTGTGTGGAAGACAGGAGATCAGTGGCTTATAGTCTGTGTGTGGAAGACAGGAGATCAGTGGCTTGTGGTCTGTGTGTGGAAGACAGGACTTCAGT
The window above is part of the Oncorhynchus kisutch isolate 150728-3 unplaced genomic scaffold, Okis_V2 scaffold3069, whole genome shotgun sequence genome. Proteins encoded here:
- the LOC109884757 gene encoding alpha-2C adrenergic receptor-like, translated to MDFLNFSGVVDERNTTFTNSSATGDSEYSLLSITGLTVVVGFLILFTIVGNVLVVIAVLTSRALKPPQNLFLVSLASADILVATLVMPFSLANELMGYWFFGKVWCDIYLALDVLFCTSSIVHLCAISLDRYWSITQAIEYNQKRTPTRLNGMIVVVWLISAVISFPPLISMDRSSGGEISPQCRLNDETWYILYSSIGSFFAPCVIMILVYIRIYQVAKTRTRTMSEKKREVEDNGTAPLHFNGLGQGGEEEGCGGSLKENGGGGAFARENGHCQSQQKTPVPQGMLPNEPKLTPDPDDGDDFDDSSSSDEKPTSAKKHSHSSSHQHHHHHHHHHDDKKDSKPSERRKSTGSRKSSLASSKRSESKKSRASSKSIELFSSRRKRRSTVNRKKITAAREKRFTFVLAVVMGVFVICWFPFFFSYSLYGVCRAPCEIPQSLFKFFFWIGYVNSSLNPVIYTIFNQDFRRAFQKILVCKSGKRSF